One Methanobacterium sp. Maddingley MBC34 DNA window includes the following coding sequences:
- a CDS encoding tRNA pseudouridine synthase, TruD family (PFAM: tRNA pseudouridine synthase D (TruD)~TIGRFAM: tRNA pseudouridine synthase, TruD family), producing the protein MLNAETYLTSQKGIGGQIRALNEDFYVEEIPETQPSGEGPNTWLWIEKNGRTTLEVVLDIARELKINRKQMGFAGMKDKKAVTRQWICISNKTPEELQGLEDKLHHVKIINITPNQKKLRMGQLVGNKFRLMVRDVEDPEAAAQEAEEILSELKERGVPNYYGYQRFGKDRPNTHLVGKALIKGGVKEAVDRYIGHPFDTEPKHIQEARRFYDEGELEESLESMPSGMRYEKMMLRALIKEMKKRGTLNEKSYILALRSIPKPLSRMFVHAYQSYLFNRVVSERTKLGIDQYVKGDILIDNEEHLIHEFREEEIDTEIKNFQAHPSAPLYGSKVPLAGGKLGEMEQKILDEENLKLEDFTVPQMPKLGSHGIRRAMRFKIWDVSAKATEEGVMLSFSIPKGCYATAVLREVMKVDVY; encoded by the coding sequence ATGTTAAACGCAGAAACTTATTTAACCTCCCAAAAAGGTATTGGAGGACAGATCAGAGCCCTAAACGAAGATTTTTATGTGGAAGAAATCCCTGAAACCCAACCCAGTGGTGAAGGGCCAAACACATGGCTTTGGATTGAGAAAAATGGTAGAACTACTCTGGAAGTGGTTTTAGACATTGCAAGGGAGCTTAAAATCAACCGTAAGCAGATGGGCTTCGCCGGAATGAAAGACAAAAAAGCAGTAACCCGGCAGTGGATATGTATCAGTAACAAAACACCTGAAGAACTTCAGGGGCTGGAAGATAAGCTTCACCATGTTAAAATAATTAATATAACTCCTAATCAGAAGAAGCTGCGTATGGGACAACTGGTGGGAAACAAATTCCGGCTGATGGTAAGGGATGTGGAAGATCCGGAAGCAGCTGCTCAGGAAGCAGAGGAAATCCTCAGTGAACTAAAGGAAAGGGGAGTGCCTAACTACTATGGATATCAACGTTTTGGCAAAGACCGACCCAACACCCACTTGGTGGGTAAAGCATTGATCAAAGGAGGTGTTAAAGAGGCGGTTGATCGTTACATTGGTCATCCATTTGATACTGAGCCAAAACACATCCAGGAGGCGCGCCGATTCTATGATGAGGGTGAACTGGAAGAGTCCCTGGAGTCAATGCCTAGTGGAATGAGATACGAGAAAATGATGCTACGTGCTCTCATTAAAGAAATGAAAAAGAGGGGAACTTTAAATGAGAAATCATACATTCTAGCACTTAGAAGTATTCCCAAACCCCTGAGCAGGATGTTTGTCCACGCATACCAGTCCTACCTTTTCAACAGGGTGGTTAGTGAACGTACCAAACTGGGTATTGACCAGTACGTGAAGGGAGATATTTTAATTGACAATGAAGAACACCTTATCCATGAATTTAGAGAAGAAGAAATAGATACCGAGATAAAAAATTTCCAGGCCCATCCTTCAGCACCATTATACGGGAGTAAGGTGCCACTGGCCGGTGGTAAACTGGGAGAGATGGAGCAGAAAATATTGGATGAGGAAAACCTTAAACTGGAGGATTTCACTGTGCCCCAGATGCCCAAACTGGGCAGTCATGGTATACGCAGAGCTATGCGCTTTAAGATATGGGATGTGTCTGCTAAGGCAACAGAAGAAGGTGTAATGTTGAGTTTTTCCATTCCAAAAGGATGTTACGCCACTGCAGTTTTAAGGGAAGTTATGAAGGTGGATGTATATTAA